The proteins below come from a single Prochlorococcus marinus CUG1415 genomic window:
- the hemE gene encoding uroporphyrinogen decarboxylase, with protein sequence MGENLPLLLSAALGKKVNRPPVWMMRQAGRYMKIYRDLRERYPSFRERSENPELSYEISMQPFHAFKPDGVILFSDILTPLPGMGINFEIIESKGPIIEDPIRTLSQIENLKELNPSESLRFVGQVLSSLKKDVNNEATVLGFVGAPWTLAAYVVEGKSSKNYSLIKSMAFKEPDLLHKLLDHFAKSIGEYLKYQIKSGAQVVQIFDSWAGQLSPQDYDIFAGPYQKKVVEIVKEEYPDTPVILYISGSAGVIERMAKTGVDIISLDWTVDIEEACKRIPNRIGIQGNVDPGILFGNKQSIKERIDDTFNKVKDRKYILNLGHGILPGTPEENAQTFFEHGKKLTY encoded by the coding sequence ATGGGTGAAAATTTACCACTACTACTTTCTGCCGCATTAGGTAAAAAAGTTAATAGGCCTCCAGTATGGATGATGAGGCAAGCAGGAAGATATATGAAAATCTATAGGGATTTAAGGGAGCGTTACCCAAGCTTTAGAGAGAGGTCTGAGAATCCAGAACTTTCATATGAGATTTCAATGCAGCCTTTTCATGCTTTCAAACCAGATGGTGTGATCCTTTTTTCAGATATTCTCACACCTCTTCCAGGGATGGGCATAAATTTTGAAATAATAGAAAGTAAAGGTCCAATAATTGAGGACCCAATCAGAACTCTTAGCCAGATAGAAAATTTAAAAGAATTAAATCCAAGTGAGAGTTTAAGATTTGTTGGACAAGTTCTTTCTTCACTAAAAAAAGATGTGAATAATGAAGCAACAGTTTTAGGTTTTGTTGGCGCACCTTGGACTCTTGCTGCATATGTAGTTGAAGGTAAAAGCAGTAAAAATTATTCTTTAATAAAATCAATGGCTTTTAAAGAACCAGATTTACTTCACAAACTTCTTGATCATTTTGCAAAATCTATTGGTGAATATCTTAAATATCAAATAAAATCTGGAGCGCAAGTAGTACAAATTTTTGATTCATGGGCAGGTCAACTAAGCCCACAAGATTATGACATCTTTGCTGGACCTTATCAAAAAAAAGTTGTTGAAATTGTAAAAGAGGAGTACCCTGACACACCTGTTATTCTCTACATTTCAGGAAGTGCTGGAGTAATAGAAAGAATGGCCAAAACTGGGGTAGATATAATTTCATTAGACTGGACAGTAGATATAGAAGAGGCTTGTAAAAGAATCCCTAATAGGATAGGAATTCAAGGTAATGTTGACCCTGGCATTTTATTTGGAAATAAGCAATCAATAAAAGAAAGGATCGATGATACTTTCAATAAAGTCAAAGATAGGAAATATATTCTGAATTTAGGTCATGGTATTTTACCTGGTACTCCAGAGGAAAATGCACAAACATTTTTTGAACATGGAAAAAAACTCACTTACTAG
- a CDS encoding NAD-dependent epimerase/dehydratase family protein, whose protein sequence is MTYKNLLITGANGCVGQYLVDWFLKNTKLRLYLMVRDKSKLPINIQENNKVKLIVCDIRESNRYKKEISQINYLIHTATAWGDPRRAYEVNIKAFEELLEMLDMEKLEKIIYFSTASILDKQTELMRESLIYGTEYIQTKYECFQRLRESSFAEKTFAVFPTLVFGGNLGKKSKYPVSYLTSGLKEIRKWLWLARFLKLDSKFHFIHAYDIAQICGFLIKNYKEDQYKGFRKFVLGQKFISIDQAIITLLKRNNMRRYFAIPLTKKILKILLRILPIQTTPWDSFSIKKYDFNHVTITNPETFKLKSYGKSLNDILRLSKLPSCNNN, encoded by the coding sequence TTGACCTATAAAAACTTATTAATAACAGGAGCGAATGGATGTGTTGGCCAATATTTAGTTGATTGGTTTTTAAAAAACACAAAATTAAGGCTTTATCTCATGGTAAGAGATAAAAGTAAGCTACCAATTAATATTCAAGAAAATAACAAAGTCAAGTTAATAGTATGCGATATCAGAGAATCAAATAGATATAAAAAGGAAATTAGTCAAATTAATTATCTAATACATACTGCTACGGCTTGGGGAGATCCAAGAAGAGCATATGAAGTAAATATTAAAGCTTTTGAAGAATTACTTGAAATGCTTGATATGGAAAAGTTAGAAAAGATTATTTATTTTTCAACAGCTAGCATTCTTGATAAACAAACAGAATTAATGAGGGAATCATTAATTTATGGAACGGAGTACATACAAACAAAATATGAATGTTTCCAGAGACTTAGAGAAAGCTCATTTGCAGAAAAAACATTCGCTGTTTTCCCTACCTTGGTTTTTGGAGGAAATCTTGGCAAAAAAAGTAAATATCCTGTGAGTTATTTAACTAGTGGATTGAAAGAAATTAGGAAATGGCTTTGGTTGGCAAGATTTTTAAAACTCGATTCTAAATTTCACTTTATACATGCATATGATATCGCTCAAATTTGCGGGTTTCTAATTAAAAATTATAAAGAAGATCAATACAAAGGCTTTAGAAAATTTGTACTAGGTCAGAAATTTATTTCAATTGATCAGGCCATAATTACACTTTTAAAAAGAAATAATATGAGGAGATATTTTGCGATACCCCTTACAAAAAAAATTCTAAAAATATTATTAAGAATTCTTCCCATACAAACCACCCCGTGGGATAGCTTCAGTATCAAAAAATATGACTTTAATCATGTCACCATCACTAATCCTGAGACTTTCAAACTTAAAAGTTATGGTAAGTCACTGAATGATATTTTAAGGTTATCAAAGTTACCAAGCTGTAATAACAATTAA
- the glgB gene encoding 1,4-alpha-glucan branching protein GlgB has translation MINTNQADWIKSEAINLENCCNDNPLKILGPHFYEEKWVIRVWIPEADEVKINFKNKTYKAENINHQWLFEAILPENPNSNYEITISRGGITHSQHDPWSYREEWMGEIDRHLFAEGNHHHIWEKMGAHLIEDENQKGVMFCLWAPNAKSISIIGDINSWDGRHHPMQRRLGGIWELFMPIMKEGDKYKYEIRTQEGHIYEKADPYGFLHEVRPQNGSIVSKLNNFNWNDSSWITNRDSSTQINKPISVYEMHLGSWLHESTDNKYLEDNGNLRDPVPAADLKPGTRLLTYPELTEKLIPYVKERGFTHIELMPISEHPFDGSWGYQVTGWYAPTSRFGTPNEFREFVNKCHEEGIGVILDWVPGHFPKDKHGLAFFDGCHLYEHGDSRIGEHKEWGTLIFNYSRNEVRNFLVANLVYWFEQFHIDGIRVDAVASMLYRDYLRPDGEWIPNENGGNENIEAVKFLQQANHVLFQHFPGALSIAEESTTWPMVTKPTDTGGLGFNLKWNMGWMHDMLDYFEIDPWFRQFHQNSVTFSITYNYTENFMLALSHDEVVHGKSHLLHKMPGDDWKKYANTRALLTYMWTHPGKKTIFMGMEFGQRQEWNVWDDLQWELLEFEPHKGIRNLVDDLNELYKNEPALWKNDFDPYGFQWIDCSDKSNSVISFMRRESDTNEWLVVVANFTPNTHGSYKVGVPLEGFYEEIFNSDSSRYGGSNKGNMGGKETINYNIHDYQNALDIALPPLSVSIFKHQSKKN, from the coding sequence ATGATAAATACAAATCAAGCAGACTGGATTAAATCAGAAGCTATCAACCTAGAAAATTGTTGCAATGATAATCCATTAAAAATTTTAGGTCCTCATTTTTATGAAGAGAAATGGGTAATAAGGGTTTGGATCCCTGAAGCAGATGAAGTTAAAATAAATTTTAAAAATAAAACCTATAAGGCCGAAAACATAAATCATCAATGGCTTTTTGAAGCAATCCTGCCTGAAAATCCAAATTCTAATTACGAAATAACTATTTCAAGAGGAGGCATCACTCATTCACAACATGACCCATGGTCTTATAGAGAAGAGTGGATGGGAGAGATTGATAGGCATCTTTTTGCAGAAGGGAATCATCATCATATTTGGGAAAAAATGGGAGCTCATCTAATTGAAGATGAAAATCAAAAGGGTGTCATGTTCTGTCTTTGGGCTCCAAATGCAAAATCAATCTCGATAATTGGAGATATAAATTCTTGGGATGGAAGACATCATCCTATGCAAAGAAGATTAGGAGGGATTTGGGAACTATTCATGCCAATAATGAAAGAGGGAGACAAATACAAATATGAAATAAGAACGCAAGAAGGGCATATTTATGAAAAAGCTGATCCATATGGTTTCCTTCATGAAGTCAGGCCTCAAAATGGTTCAATAGTTTCAAAATTGAATAACTTTAATTGGAATGATAGTTCTTGGATTACAAATAGAGATTCCTCTACTCAAATCAACAAGCCAATTTCAGTTTATGAGATGCATTTAGGAAGTTGGCTTCATGAATCAACAGATAATAAATATCTCGAAGACAATGGAAATCTTAGAGATCCAGTGCCTGCTGCAGATTTGAAACCTGGAACAAGATTATTAACTTATCCAGAATTAACAGAAAAACTAATCCCTTATGTGAAAGAGAGAGGATTTACTCATATTGAACTGATGCCAATCTCTGAACATCCCTTTGATGGTTCATGGGGATACCAGGTTACAGGCTGGTATGCTCCAACGAGTAGATTTGGTACTCCGAATGAATTTAGAGAGTTTGTAAATAAATGTCATGAAGAGGGCATAGGTGTAATTCTTGATTGGGTACCAGGTCATTTTCCAAAAGATAAACATGGTTTAGCATTTTTTGATGGATGTCATCTATACGAACACGGAGATTCACGAATAGGAGAACACAAAGAATGGGGAACTTTAATCTTTAACTACAGCAGAAACGAAGTAAGAAATTTCCTAGTGGCCAATCTTGTTTATTGGTTTGAACAATTTCATATCGATGGAATAAGAGTAGATGCTGTAGCTTCAATGTTATACAGAGACTATCTACGCCCAGATGGAGAATGGATACCTAATGAGAATGGCGGGAATGAGAACATAGAAGCTGTTAAATTTCTTCAACAGGCTAATCATGTACTCTTCCAACATTTTCCTGGTGCACTTTCTATCGCTGAAGAATCAACAACTTGGCCGATGGTGACCAAGCCAACAGACACGGGAGGACTTGGGTTTAATTTAAAATGGAATATGGGATGGATGCACGATATGCTCGATTATTTCGAGATAGATCCTTGGTTCAGACAATTCCATCAAAATAGTGTGACATTCTCAATAACATACAACTATACAGAGAACTTTATGCTTGCTCTTAGTCATGATGAGGTTGTCCATGGGAAAAGTCACCTATTGCATAAAATGCCAGGTGATGACTGGAAGAAATATGCAAATACTCGAGCTTTACTAACTTATATGTGGACCCATCCCGGGAAAAAAACGATATTTATGGGAATGGAATTTGGACAAAGACAAGAATGGAATGTTTGGGATGATCTGCAATGGGAATTACTAGAATTTGAACCTCATAAAGGTATCAGAAACTTGGTTGATGACCTAAATGAACTTTATAAAAATGAACCTGCGTTATGGAAAAATGACTTTGATCCTTATGGATTCCAATGGATTGATTGTAGTGACAAATCTAATTCGGTCATAAGTTTTATGAGAAGAGAAAGCGATACCAATGAGTGGCTTGTTGTAGTTGCAAACTTTACACCTAATACTCATGGGTCATATAAAGTAGGTGTTCCTTTAGAAGGATTCTATGAAGAGATATTTAATTCAGACAGCTCTAGATATGGAGGCAGTAATAAAGGAAATATGGGAGGTAAGGAAACTATAAATTACAATATTCATGATTATCAAAATGCTCTAGACATTGCTTTGCCACCATTAAGCGTGAGTATTTTCAAACATCAATCAAAAAAAAATTAG
- the petE gene encoding plastocyanin, producing MLRSIFAGLFAIVLTLGLGISSVSAKTVEVKLGTDAGMLAFEPSTVTISAGDKVKFVNNKLAPHNAVFDGHEELSHPDLAFAPGESWEETFDTAGTYDYYCEPHRGAGMVGKVVVQ from the coding sequence ATGTTACGTTCAATCTTTGCAGGGTTATTCGCAATAGTTTTAACTCTAGGTCTAGGTATTTCATCAGTTTCAGCTAAGACAGTTGAAGTAAAACTTGGTACGGATGCTGGAATGCTTGCATTTGAACCAAGTACAGTAACCATAAGTGCTGGTGATAAAGTTAAATTCGTCAATAATAAACTTGCCCCTCACAATGCTGTTTTTGATGGGCATGAGGAATTAAGTCATCCTGACCTAGCTTTTGCCCCAGGAGAGTCTTGGGAAGAAACATTTGACACTGCAGGAACTTATGATTACTATTGCGAGCCACATAGAGGAGCTGGAATGGTAGGTAAAGTTGTTGTTCAATAA